The Prevotella melaninogenica nucleotide sequence GAGATTGGCTGGGTAAATCTCGTAAGCATCGAAGGTCGCAAGGCGATGGAAATCAACAGCATCCACCTCTTCGATAGAGTCTATCTCATCATCCCACCACGTAATACGCAAGACATTGTCGTTATAAGCCATCGCAATATCCACCGTATCGCCCTTCACACGGAAGTTTCCACGCTGTAGTTCGATGTCATTGCGCATATAAAGTGCATCGACCAAGCGTCTTAAAAAATCATTACGATCAATGACTTGTCCTTTCTTGATAGAAATGACATTTTCCTTCATGGCTATTGGTGCTCCCATACCATAGATACACGAAACGGAAGACACGACAATAACATCCTTACGACCTGACAACAAAGAAGATACAGCCGACAAACGCAACTTATCAATCTCGTCATTAATCGCAAGATCTTTCTCAATATAGGTATCCGTCACAGGCATGTAAGCCTCTGGCTGATAATAATCATAATAAGAGACATAATACTCCACGGCGTTATCGGGGAAGAAAGCCTTCATCTCTTCATAAAGCTGTGCAGCCAAAGTCTTGTTATGCGACAAGATAAGTGTGGGTTTATTGACATTGGCAATCACGTTCGCAACCGTAAACGTCTTACCCGAACCTGTCACACCCAAGAGTACTTGACTTTTATCGCCACGCTCTAATCCGTCTGTAAGTTCTTTGATTGCCTCTGGCTGGTCGCCCGTTGGTTTATATTTCGATGTTAATTTGAAGTTCATTTTCTACACGTCAAGTGAATCAATCTTTGATTGCAAAGATACAAAAAAGCGCTGATAGTATATAATTAATAGTGATTTTTTGCTAAAAATGCAAACCACCTTTGCGTATTTATAGAATAATATGTAACTTTGCACTTCAAAGTCAAATTATGAAGAAAAGAATTCTTATTGGTCTTTGTGCCGTTTTACTGTTGACAAGTTGCGCACACGAATATAATCAAGTCTACAAGACAACTAACAACGATTATAAATACGAATTTGCAAAGGAATGCTTTGCAAAGGGAAAGTATGGCTTTGCTGTGCCCCTTTTGCAAGACCTTGTGACTATCGAGAAAGGTACTGACAACGCACAGGAATGTCTCTATATGCTCGCTATGGCAGAGTATTGCTTGAAGGATTATCAAGCTGCTTCAGAAACATTTAAGAAGTATTACCAGACTTACCCACGTGGCCAGTATGCTGAAATGGCATCCTTCTACATTGGGCAGAGTCTCTTTGAAGGAACCCCTGAGCCACGTCTTGACCAGACTCCTACCGTCGCAGCCATCGCAGCTTTCCAAGAGTATTTGGACATCTTCCCAAATGGTAAGATGAAAGAAACTGCTCAGCAACGCCTCTTTGCATTGCAGGATAAGCTTGTCCGTAAGGAGTATCTCAATGCAAAGTTATATTATAACCTTGGCTCTTACTTTGGTAACAGCATCCGCACCGTTGACAACAACGGTGGTAACAACTACGAGGCTTGCATCATCACTGCACAAAACGCTTTGAACGATTATCCTTATAGCGACTTACGCGAGGACTTTGCTATCCTCATTATGAAGAGTAAGTTTGAATTAGCTCAAATGAGTGTTGAGGAGAAGAAGGTACAACGTTTCCAGGATGCAGAAGACGAGTGCTACGGATTTATCAACGAGTACCCAGATTCAAAGGAACGCAAAACAGCTGAGGATTACATCAAGAAGTGTAAGCAATATACAAAAGATTAAAGAATAACAGACTTATAAAATATAGACAATTAGAATGGATTACAAGAAGTCAAAAGCACCGTCAAATACGGTAACCCGAGATGTTCAGGAACTTTGGAAAGATACTGGTAACATCTATGAGAGTGTTGCTATCATAGCAAAGAGAGCAAACCAAATCTCGGTTGAAATTAAGCAGGACTTGAGTAAGAAACTTGCTGAGTTTGCTTCTTATAACGATTCTCTTGACGAGGTATTCGAGAACCGTGAGCAGATTGAGATTAGCCGTTACTACGAGAAACTGCCAAAGCCAACATTGTTAGCTACTCAGGAGTTCATCGATGGTGACGTTTATTGGCGCGATCCTTCTAAGGATGCTCTGAACGAGGAAGAAGATTAAATTATGATACAGAGGAAACAAACTGTATTCCTGTTTCTTGCATTGCTTACTACCATTGCGTGCCTCTGCCTACCTGTAGGTGGCTTTGAACCAAAGGGTATGGGTGCTGAGAGCATGTTAATGAATCTCTGGATAAGTGATGCTAACGGTGGTAAGGACTTTAACGTATGGGCGTTGTTTGCTATTCTTTTAGTAACTTGTCCTATCAACCTCTTCGCCATCTTCGACTATCATAACCGCAAGCGTCAGGCTCGTTTCTGTACGTTCTCCATGTTAATGATTATTGGTTGGTATGTGGTTTATGGTGTGTTCAGCCAAGTATTGATGACTGGCTTCGACTTCCACATTAAGTTTGCAGCCTGTCTTCCACTCGTAGCTTTCATCCTCTTGTGGCTTGCACGCCACTCTATCCTTGCTGATGAAGCCTTAGTAAGAGCAGCTGACAGAATCAGATAAAACAAAAGATTCCAATATAAAAGCGACAGCATTAAAGGTTATCCCTTGATGCTGTCGCTTTTTTATTAGATATCCTGATCTATGAAGTGAGAAGAATCGATCTTATATGCGAAAGAAAACTATTACAAATCTTACAAGAATAGTTTTATTTTATGTTGCTGTCATTTTAACATTTCGTGCAATCTAACTGTAAAAGAATAAGTTAGGTGAACACTTTGAATGATAGCAATGACAGCAAAATTTGTTTCAAGTGAATTGTCTTGTAAAGGGTATCGTGATAGAGCGTTCAAAAACCATTCAATCTTTACATAGAAATCGAAAGGTTCAAGGAGAGATAACACCTAACATTTTAACCCAACTCTCTAAGTTAGGCTTATGTATAGTCCTTACTATGGTATTGTTTCCTATTTGGATTTAATAAGGTTATAAACCGCCCAAGCGATTGCTATCAGCCACCCGCACCATTGGTGTTTACCTTCCGCACCATATGTGCGGAGGCTCCGCACGCTAATAAGAGCGTTTCATCTCTCATACTGAAGTCCCACTTTCAGAAGTAAACTTTATCACTTTACATATCGGAGGAAGCTTTTATTATTAGGCTTATTAGCCTAATTGGGCTAATAAGCCTAATATCCTCAATAAAAAAAGACAGGCAAAAACCTGTCTTACTTATTCTTAATCCCCTGGCATTAAGCCTTCGATATACTTACAGAGGATGTTGATACCCTTTACATTCTCGCCTCCCTGTGGGATAATCACATCAGCATAACGCTTAGTAGGCTCGATGAACTGTTCATGCATTGGCTTCAATACTTCTAAATAGCGCTCTACAACCATTGAAACCGTACGACCACGATCTATCGTATCACGCTGAATATTACGGATAAGGCGCTCATCAGGATCACAATCAACAAAAATCTTGAGATCCATCATATCACGTAGACGTTTGTTGCTCAATGCCATAATACCCTCAACGATGATTACAGGCTTTGGCTCTACATGAATAGTCTCTGGCAAGCGATTGCTGAGAATATAGCTATAAGTTGGTTGTTCAACTGCTCTTCCCTCACGCAGCTCATTCACCTGCTTAATGAGTAGTTTCCAATCAAAGGCATCTGGATGGTCGAAATTGATTGCCTTGCGCTCTTCATCGGTAAGTTCTGTCGTGTCATTATAATAAGAATCCAACGGCACAACAGCCACATAATGAGGAGGAAGACTCTCTACGATTTTCTTCACTACGGTGGTCTTTCCCGAACCAGTACCACCCGCTATTCCTATGATAGTTATTTTATCCTTCATATTGGTTGATTTTATTATTCTTATTATTGGGCTTATTTGCCTTAAGTCCAATTAGCCTAATATCCCTAAATCCCTAAACATCCTTTCGTAATACTCAGCCTTCTTCTCGACCTTCATCGGATAAGCACGACTACTACTTGGTTCACGATAAAGTCGCAGCGTACGATTCTCAAAGCTAAACTCCTTGTGATCACCCATCTTCATCTTACGCGCATCAATACCATAATGCTCTGTAAAGACCGTTGTTGCCAACTGACCTGCTGCCAACACCGCCTTACACTCTGGCAATGAACGAAGCATTCCATCGAGGTCAGCACGCTCAATGATTTCTAAGTCTTTGTCAGATGCCGTACCTGTTGTACGATAGATACGCAAGGCAGTATCGAAGATAGCTATCCCCTTCTCTTTTAAGAAGGGCTTTAGTAAATCAAGTTTATAGGTCTTCTTTTCTTCATCCACAAAGTAGTGCTTATCTCCGAAGAAGATATGACCAAAGATACGCCACATATCATTCGTGTAATTAGGATAATACCATTCCATACACCAACGTTTTGGTGCTGGCGGAAAGGTTCCTAACAGCAACAATTTGGCATTGGATGGGAGCCACGGCTCAAAAGGATGAGTTTCTATTTCCATTGTTTTATCATCAAATTGGGCTTATTAGGCTAATTGGGCTAATTGGGCTAATAAGCCTAATAAGTCTAATAATCTTTACTGCTGCTTAGCAAAGTAAGTTACAACTGGCAAGTGGTCTGAATAACCATCGAGCCAAACACCACCAGCAGTGGTTCGCTTGGTATTACCCTTATACTTACCTGACTCCTGAAAGAGATAATCGCGACGGAAAATTTGGTTCTTCCAGAACTTCAACTCTGAGAAGTCTTTCTTACCATCCTTATTCAGCAAGTTAGGAGTCATGATAATCTGGTCAAAGAGATTCCACTTACCCTGATACTGCAAGGTTCCTGTTCCTTCCTTTACAAGGACATTATACCAAGGATTGTACATGTCATTTGCACCAACCTCATTGATTTCGCCCTTTGCAGACAGACATTCATGTATACTCTTATTGGTTGGGTCGTCATTCATATCACCCATAACAAGCACCTTCACCTTTGGATCTTCACGAAGAAGTGAGTCCTTCAACGCCTTTACCTGCTTACCACCCAACTCACGATAGTAAGAACCTGCACCACGACTTGGTAAATGGCACACAATGATGGTCACATGTTCGCCAGCCAGTGTACCACTTACAGTAAGGAAGCCACGTGTAGCACGAGTGCTGTCCTTTGGTAAATCATAAACATAAGGAACCAACTTTGTATTTCTTACGGTAAAGAGTTTTGGATTATAAATCAAGGCACAGTCGATACCACGATGGTCGGGTCCTTCGATATGTACATACTTATAGCCACGTTTTGCCAACTCTGGCTGTGCTGTGAGGTCACGCATTGCGTGGTCGTTCTCAACCTCAGCCAAGCCAATAACCGCACAACCAACATTCGGAAGAACATCTGTACCCATCTCTGCCAATACCGATGCCATGTTATGCAACTTATGACTATACTTCATCTCGTTCCACTGATAACTACCAGTCGGCGTGAAATCGTGGTCGTTTTTCCCTTCATCACGTGTTGTATCAAACAAGTTTTCTACATTATAGAAGCCTATAGCATAAACAGAAAACTTCTTCTGGGCTGAAGCTGACGTACCGAAAAGAACGGCACAGAAAAGAACTAATAGTAACTTTCTCATTATTTTTAATGTTGTTGTTTTTATCAGAGCGTCTAAACAAAGACTTATAGTACCCTGGGAATCAGCAATAATACGAAAACAAAAGCATAAGCTGATATGTACTCGACTTTTAAGTATAGACACACAAAGCCTATAACTGAATCCTGGACACAGTCACGTTTAGTTTGCAAATATCGGTAAATAATCCGACATTTACGCATAATTCTCGAAAAATTCATCAAAAAGACTTTCTATTTCCAAATTTATTTCGTTACTTTGCAGTCTATAGTATAACACCTATTTAATGTAATCAACTATGCAGAAAAAGCTGAAACTTGCCGTTTTAGCACTATGCAGTTCGTCTATGGTGGTCGCACAGAATACCGACACAAAGACGAACCAGCAGGCGCAGACGGCCAACGCTATGGATGAATCGGCGTTCACCTTCACTGAAGCGCAGTTAGGTGAGAACAATGACATGAATGAAAATGTAACGATTCTCAACTCAAACAGTAACGTCTATGCTTCACAAGTGGGTTTCTTGTATTCGCCCATGCGGTTCCGTTACCGTGCTCTGAACCAGAAATATAACGATGTTTATATCAATGGTGCACCTATGAACGATATGGAAAGCGGACAGTTCCGCTACTCTATGGTAGGTGGTATCAACCAGCAGACACGTAACGTTGACTATGCACTTCCTTTTGAGAACAATAACTTCTCAATGACAGCTTTGGCTGGAAGTAACAACTATGACTTCCGCGCTGGTTCAATG carries:
- a CDS encoding outer membrane protein assembly factor BamD, encoding MKKRILIGLCAVLLLTSCAHEYNQVYKTTNNDYKYEFAKECFAKGKYGFAVPLLQDLVTIEKGTDNAQECLYMLAMAEYCLKDYQAASETFKKYYQTYPRGQYAEMASFYIGQSLFEGTPEPRLDQTPTVAAIAAFQEYLDIFPNGKMKETAQQRLFALQDKLVRKEYLNAKLYYNLGSYFGNSIRTVDNNGGNNYEACIITAQNALNDYPYSDLREDFAILIMKSKFELAQMSVEEKKVQRFQDAEDECYGFINEYPDSKERKTAEDYIKKCKQYTKD
- a CDS encoding DNA-directed RNA polymerase subunit omega, translated to MDYKKSKAPSNTVTRDVQELWKDTGNIYESVAIIAKRANQISVEIKQDLSKKLAEFASYNDSLDEVFENREQIEISRYYEKLPKPTLLATQEFIDGDVYWRDPSKDALNEEED
- a CDS encoding DUF4293 domain-containing protein; this translates as MIQRKQTVFLFLALLTTIACLCLPVGGFEPKGMGAESMLMNLWISDANGGKDFNVWALFAILLVTCPINLFAIFDYHNRKRQARFCTFSMLMIIGWYVVYGVFSQVLMTGFDFHIKFAACLPLVAFILLWLARHSILADEALVRAADRIR
- the udk gene encoding uridine kinase; its protein translation is MKDKITIIGIAGGTGSGKTTVVKKIVESLPPHYVAVVPLDSYYNDTTELTDEERKAINFDHPDAFDWKLLIKQVNELREGRAVEQPTYSYILSNRLPETIHVEPKPVIIVEGIMALSNKRLRDMMDLKIFVDCDPDERLIRNIQRDTIDRGRTVSMVVERYLEVLKPMHEQFIEPTKRYADVIIPQGGENVKGINILCKYIEGLMPGD
- a CDS encoding uracil-DNA glycosylase family protein, yielding MEIETHPFEPWLPSNAKLLLLGTFPPAPKRWCMEWYYPNYTNDMWRIFGHIFFGDKHYFVDEEKKTYKLDLLKPFLKEKGIAIFDTALRIYRTTGTASDKDLEIIERADLDGMLRSLPECKAVLAAGQLATTVFTEHYGIDARKMKMGDHKEFSFENRTLRLYREPSSSRAYPMKVEKKAEYYERMFRDLGILG
- a CDS encoding endonuclease/exonuclease/phosphatase family protein, giving the protein MRKLLLVLFCAVLFGTSASAQKKFSVYAIGFYNVENLFDTTRDEGKNDHDFTPTGSYQWNEMKYSHKLHNMASVLAEMGTDVLPNVGCAVIGLAEVENDHAMRDLTAQPELAKRGYKYVHIEGPDHRGIDCALIYNPKLFTVRNTKLVPYVYDLPKDSTRATRGFLTVSGTLAGEHVTIIVCHLPSRGAGSYYRELGGKQVKALKDSLLREDPKVKVLVMGDMNDDPTNKSIHECLSAKGEINEVGANDMYNPWYNVLVKEGTGTLQYQGKWNLFDQIIMTPNLLNKDGKKDFSELKFWKNQIFRRDYLFQESGKYKGNTKRTTAGGVWLDGYSDHLPVVTYFAKQQ